The following are from one region of the Etheostoma spectabile isolate EspeVRDwgs_2016 chromosome 17, UIUC_Espe_1.0, whole genome shotgun sequence genome:
- the hmx3a gene encoding homeobox protein HMX3, whose amino-acid sequence MPETTQETCASAKDSPFFIKNLLNCDSKPSKPKPVLASTKAALEGGFSLSHVGDFNFPRFDLPAQRFSLPAHYLERTSAWWYPYALSSSVHLHRTEVTDKLRARDSSPTSGTDRDSPDLVLKSEPDVKDEDEDDEHNNTKSGDEIILEESDTEEVKKDELGEWKKSDDDKKPCRKKKTRTVFSRSQVFQLESTFDMKRYLSSSERAGLAASLHLTETQVKIWFQNRRNKWKRQLAAELEAANLSHAAAQRIVRVPILYHENSASESGGAGANVPVSQPLLTFPHPGVYYSHPIVTSVPLLRPV is encoded by the exons ATGCCAGAGACAACGCAAGAGACGTGCGCTTCGGCCAAGGACTCTCCTTTTTTCATTAAGAACCTGCTGAACTGTGATAGCAAACCGTCCAAACCCAAACCCGTGCTGGCTTCCACCAAGGCGGCCTTGGAGGGGGGATTTTCCCTTTCCCATGTCGGGGACTTCAACTTCCCACGCTTTGACCTGCCCGCACAGAGGTTCAGTCTACCGGCTCACTACTTGGAGCGCACCTCGGCGTGGTGGTACCCCTACGCCCTCAGCTCATCCGTCCACCTACACAGAACCGAAG TCACAGACAAACTAAGAGCCAGAGACTCCTCTCCAACCTCGGGCACGGACAGAGACTCGCCGGACCTGGTTCTCAAATCCGAGCCAGACGTCAAAGACGAAGACGAGGACGATGAGCACAACAACACCAAAAGTGGCGACGAGATAATCCTAGAGGAGAGCGACACggaagaagtaaaaaaagacGAGCTGGGAGAGTGGAAGAAGAGCGATGACGACAAGAAGCCGTGCCGCAAGAAGAAGACGCGCACGGTTTTCTCCCGGAGCCAGGTGTTCCAGCTGGAGTCCACCTTCGACATGAAGCGGTACCTGAGCAGCTCGGAGCGGGCCGGCCTGGCCGCGTCTCTCCACCTGACGGAGACGCAGGTGAAGATCTGGTTCCAGAACAGGAGAAACAAGTGGAAGAGGCAGCTGGCCGCGGAGCTGGAGGCCGCCAACCTGAGTCACGCCGCGGCGCAGAGGATAGTCCGGGTGCCCATCCTCTACCACGAGAACTCGGCCTCGGAGAGCGGAGGCGCCGGTGCCAACGTGCCCGTGAGCCAGCCGCTGCTCACCTTCCCGCACCCGGGCGTCTATTACTCCCATCCAATCGTCACATCCGTGCCGCTACTCAGACCGGTTTGA
- the hmx2 gene encoding homeobox protein HMX2, whose amino-acid sequence MSSAEDSGSKCSSGPISSFTIQSILGTPPDAPRSGNKELSKGPPAPPPPPRRRSLSVSSEEECSGGEDSADCFCSDTGHSEPCNQHRAHNFCLGPAKGLLSGNDGLARRPHLPQPMLQDYKEEQERPCHQMSPLSEDRQTDGADKQGNSTKKKTRTVFSRSQVYQLESTFDMKRYLSSSERACLASSLQLTETQVKTWFQNRRNKWKRQLSAELEAANMAHASAQTLVGMPLVFRDNSLLRVPVPRSIAFPTPLYYPGSNLPALPLYNLYNKIEY is encoded by the exons ATGAGTAGCGCAGAAGACAGCGGGAGCAAGTGCTCGTCGGGCCCGATTTCCAGCTTTACCATCCAGTCTATTTTGGGCACACCGCCCGATGCGCCGCGCTCCGGGAACAAGGAGCTCTCCAAGGGGCCGCCAGCGCCGCCACCGCCGCCGCGGAGGCGCTCACTGTCGGTGTCTTCCGAGGAGGAGTGCAGCGGCGGGGAGGACTCAGCAGACTGCTTCTGCTCCGACACAGGTCACAGCGAGCCATGCAACCAGCACCGAGCCCATAACTTCTGTTTAG GTCCCGCTAAAGGACTTCTATCTGGGAATGACGGGCTCGCGCGGCGGCCGCACCTGCCACAGCCTATGCTGCAGGATTATaaggaggagcaggagagaCCGTGCCATCAAATGTCACCTCTGTCTGAGGATCGACAGACAGACGGTGCGGACAAGCAGGGCAACTCAACCAAGAAGAAGACGCGCACGGTTTTCTCCCGGAGTCAGGTGTACCAGCTGGAGTCCACCTTCGACATGAAGCGGTACCTGAGCAGCTCGGAGCGGGCCTGCTTAGCCTCCAGCCTGCAGCTGACGGAGACTCAGGTCAAGACGTGGTTTCAGAACAGGAGGAACAAATGGAAACGGCAGCTATCAGCTGAACTGGAGGCGGCCAACATGGCCCACGCCTCCGCACAGACACTAGTGGGGATGCCGCTGGTTTTCAGAGATAACTCCTTACTGCGTGTTCCGGTTCCCCGGTCTATCGCCTTTCCAACGCCCCTTTATTACCCGGGGAGCAACCTGCCAGCGTTACCTTTATACAACCTGTATAACAAGATTGAGTACTGA